Proteins encoded within one genomic window of Bradyrhizobium sp. 186:
- a CDS encoding F0F1 ATP synthase subunit delta, with protein MAAENSSVSGVSGRYATALFDLARDQKVVDEVKADLERFEGLLNESADLKRLVRSPVFAAEAQSRALSAVLDKAGIAGISANFLKVLTANRRLFAVADVIRAYRALVAKYKGEATADVTVAEALSDKNLDALKVALKSVTGKDVALNVKVDPSIIGGLVVKLGSRMIDSSLRTKLNSIKHAMKEAG; from the coding sequence GTGGCTGCAGAAAATTCGTCCGTTTCAGGTGTGTCCGGCCGTTACGCAACGGCCTTGTTTGATCTGGCCCGCGACCAGAAAGTGGTCGACGAGGTCAAGGCCGATCTCGAGAGGTTCGAGGGTCTGCTGAACGAAAGCGCCGATCTGAAGCGCCTTGTGCGCAGCCCGGTGTTCGCGGCCGAGGCCCAGTCCAGGGCGCTCTCGGCCGTGCTGGACAAGGCCGGTATCGCCGGCATCTCCGCCAATTTCCTCAAGGTTCTGACCGCCAACCGCCGCCTGTTCGCGGTGGCCGACGTCATCCGCGCCTACCGCGCCCTCGTCGCCAAGTACAAGGGCGAGGCGACCGCCGACGTCACCGTGGCGGAGGCGCTCTCGGACAAGAATCTCGACGCTCTCAAGGTTGCCCTGAAGTCGGTGACCGGCAAGGACGTCGCGCTCAACGTGAAAGTCGACCCCTCGATCATTGGTGGCCTCGTGGTCAAGCTTGGCAGCCGCATGATCGATAGTTCGCTTCGCACCAAACTCAATTCGATCAAGCACGCGATGAAAGAGGCAGGCTGA
- a CDS encoding RNA pyrophosphohydrolase → MARYDDLPYRTCVGMMLINTKGLVFIGRRAGGIEHVDETHVWQMPQGGVDPGEDTWEAAKRELYEETSVRSVERLGEVPDWLIYDIPRTVAGRAWKGRYRGQRQKWFAVRFTGKDSEINVEKPGGGGHKAEFVSWRWEPMKNLTGLIIPFKRPVYERVVKEFSALAEE, encoded by the coding sequence ATGGCGCGTTATGACGATCTGCCCTACCGAACCTGCGTCGGTATGATGCTGATCAACACGAAGGGACTGGTGTTCATCGGCCGCCGCGCCGGCGGCATCGAGCACGTCGACGAGACCCATGTCTGGCAGATGCCACAAGGCGGCGTCGATCCCGGCGAGGACACCTGGGAAGCCGCCAAGCGCGAGCTCTATGAAGAGACCAGCGTGCGCTCGGTCGAGCGGCTCGGCGAAGTCCCCGACTGGCTGATCTACGACATTCCGCGCACGGTTGCCGGCCGCGCCTGGAAGGGCCGCTACCGCGGCCAGCGCCAGAAATGGTTCGCGGTGCGCTTCACCGGCAAGGACAGTGAGATCAATGTCGAGAAGCCGGGCGGTGGCGGCCACAAGGCCGAATTCGTGAGCTGGCGCTGGGAGCCGATGAAGAACCTGACCGGGCTGATCATTCCCTTCAAACGCCCGGTCTATGAGCGCGTGGTGAAGGAATTTTCCGCGCTCGCGGAGGAATGA
- a CDS encoding F0F1 ATP synthase subunit gamma, protein MASLKDMRVRIASTKATQKITKAMQMVAASRLRRAQTAAEAARPYADKMGAVIGNIASAAAGSPGASALLAGTGNDQVHLLLVCTGERGLCGAFNSAIVRLARERAYALMSQGKEVKFFCVGRKGYEQLRRTFEKQIVEHIDLRSVRQLGFVNAEDITKKVLARFEAGEFDVCTLFYSQFKSVIAQVPTAQQIIPLVVEEKAASGPATSYEYEPEEDEILSGLLPRNIAVQIFRALLENNASFYGAQMSSMDSATRNAGEMIRKQTQIYNRTRQAQITKELIEIISGAEAI, encoded by the coding sequence ATGGCGTCACTTAAAGACATGCGCGTCCGCATCGCCTCCACCAAGGCGACGCAAAAGATCACCAAGGCCATGCAGATGGTCGCGGCGTCCAGACTGCGCCGCGCTCAGACCGCGGCCGAAGCGGCGCGGCCCTATGCAGACAAGATGGGCGCGGTAATCGGCAACATTGCATCGGCCGCGGCAGGTTCGCCCGGTGCGTCGGCCTTGCTGGCCGGCACCGGCAACGATCAGGTCCATCTGTTGCTGGTCTGCACCGGCGAGCGCGGCCTCTGCGGCGCCTTCAACTCGGCGATCGTGCGCCTGGCGCGCGAGCGTGCCTATGCGCTGATGAGCCAAGGCAAAGAGGTGAAGTTTTTCTGCGTCGGTCGCAAGGGCTACGAACAGCTCCGCCGCACCTTCGAGAAGCAGATCGTCGAGCATATCGATCTGCGGTCGGTGCGTCAGCTCGGCTTCGTCAATGCCGAGGACATCACCAAGAAGGTGCTCGCGCGCTTTGAGGCCGGCGAGTTCGACGTCTGCACGCTGTTCTACTCGCAGTTCAAGTCGGTGATCGCGCAGGTCCCCACCGCGCAGCAGATCATCCCGCTGGTCGTCGAGGAAAAGGCGGCAAGCGGTCCGGCGACCTCATACGAGTACGAGCCCGAGGAGGACGAAATCCTCTCTGGCCTGTTGCCGCGCAATATAGCGGTGCAGATCTTCCGCGCGCTGCTGGAAAACAACGCCTCGTTCTATGGCGCGCAGATGAGCTCGATGGACAGCGCCACCCGCAACGCCGGCGAAATGATCCGCAAGCAAACCCAGATCTACAACCGAACCCGTCAAGCCCAGATCACCAAGGAGCTGATCGAGATCATCTCCGGCGCCGAGGCGATCTGA
- a CDS encoding adenylate/guanylate cyclase domain-containing protein — protein MKRKIAAIFAADIAGYSRLVAEDEEETLRRLASYREVVDDFIAKAGGRIFNTAGDAVLAEFPSAVDAVRCAIDIQESLRTRNMAYPPSRQMSFRIGITIGDVVERDGDLLGDGVNIAARLEGLAEVGGICVSRAVHEQVANKLSVQFADIGAQEVKNIPTPVHAYMVAMRREDGSYNTPQVKKVAGKAAPAPNWMWPLVVGVVSIVAIGVGGFLYFTKLETTKAPASAAATSPNPTSSAAAAAAPSPTLTMAAKAPMPMPTQGAMAAANPAPMPSPPAVSGGKFPADMVPFIGERARGYLTNEYAGGGDYKAFALNVGGFTGSALNQPNEEAARSSALDQCQKRADAAQSPRRCELYAVGNTVVYTHGKPPMPSQPWVRHDTMTERPFASKDFPMVRDPAKVRLENMYVPAAKSRSVALGPGGQYFMVMGASSADDSTRRSLESCGAIAGVACMIVAVDDNFVVPIPSLLKITGFFHAASNASIVADARDEVVRKLTDAMGWNAVAVGSAGRPGLGLKAADEQAAVNSALADCAKRDSDCRVIAIGPFTVGPTN, from the coding sequence ATGAAACGCAAGATCGCCGCGATCTTTGCAGCCGATATAGCCGGATATTCAAGGCTGGTTGCGGAAGACGAGGAAGAGACGCTGCGGCGTCTGGCCTCCTACCGCGAGGTCGTCGACGATTTCATTGCGAAGGCGGGCGGCCGTATCTTCAACACGGCAGGCGATGCCGTGCTCGCGGAATTTCCAAGCGCCGTCGACGCGGTACGCTGCGCGATCGACATCCAGGAGTCGCTGCGAACCCGCAACATGGCCTATCCGCCGAGCCGGCAGATGTCGTTTCGCATCGGCATCACCATCGGCGACGTGGTCGAGCGCGACGGCGATCTGCTCGGCGACGGCGTCAACATCGCGGCGCGGCTCGAAGGCCTCGCCGAGGTCGGCGGCATCTGCGTCTCCCGCGCCGTGCACGAGCAGGTCGCCAACAAGCTGTCAGTGCAGTTCGCCGATATCGGCGCGCAGGAGGTCAAGAATATCCCGACGCCCGTGCATGCCTACATGGTGGCAATGCGGCGCGAGGACGGCAGCTACAACACGCCGCAGGTGAAGAAGGTCGCGGGCAAGGCCGCGCCCGCGCCGAACTGGATGTGGCCGCTCGTCGTCGGCGTCGTCTCTATCGTCGCCATTGGCGTTGGCGGCTTCCTCTATTTCACCAAGCTCGAGACCACCAAGGCACCGGCGAGCGCCGCCGCGACATCGCCAAATCCGACGTCAAGTGCGGCAGCTGCGGCGGCGCCCAGCCCGACGCTCACGATGGCCGCAAAGGCGCCGATGCCGATGCCGACGCAAGGCGCCATGGCGGCGGCGAACCCGGCGCCGATGCCTTCGCCGCCCGCAGTCTCAGGCGGCAAATTCCCCGCCGACATGGTGCCGTTCATCGGCGAGCGTGCGCGCGGCTATCTCACCAACGAATACGCCGGCGGCGGCGACTACAAGGCCTTTGCGCTCAACGTCGGCGGCTTCACCGGCTCGGCGCTCAATCAGCCGAACGAGGAAGCCGCGCGCAGCTCTGCGCTCGATCAGTGCCAGAAGCGTGCCGATGCCGCGCAATCGCCGCGGCGCTGCGAGCTCTATGCGGTCGGCAACACGGTCGTCTACACCCACGGCAAGCCGCCGATGCCGTCGCAACCCTGGGTCCGGCATGACACCATGACCGAGCGTCCCTTCGCGTCGAAGGACTTTCCGATGGTGCGCGATCCCGCAAAAGTCCGGCTCGAGAACATGTATGTGCCGGCTGCGAAATCGCGCTCAGTCGCGCTCGGCCCGGGCGGCCAGTATTTCATGGTGATGGGCGCATCGTCGGCCGACGATTCGACGCGGCGCTCGCTGGAATCCTGCGGTGCGATTGCCGGCGTCGCCTGCATGATCGTGGCGGTCGACGATAATTTCGTCGTGCCGATCCCGAGCTTGCTCAAGATCACCGGCTTCTTCCATGCCGCGAGCAACGCCTCGATCGTGGCGGATGCGCGCGACGAGGTGGTGCGCAAGCTCACCGACGCCATGGGCTGGAATGCCGTCGCGGTCGGCAGCGCGGGCCGTCCTGGTCTCGGCCTGAAGGCCGCTGACGAGCAGGCCGCCGTCAATTCGGCGCTGGCCGATTGCGCCAAGCGCGACAGCGATTGCCGCGTCATCGCGATCGGCCCGTTCACGGTGGGACCGACGAATTAG
- the atpA gene encoding F0F1 ATP synthase subunit alpha yields MDIRAAEISAILKDQIKNFGQEAEVSEVGQVLSVGDGIARVYGLDNVQAGEMVEFENGTRGMALNLETDNVGIVIFGGDREIKEGQTVKRTRAIVDAPVGKGLLGRVVDALGNPIDGKGPIQADKRMRVDVKAPGIIPRKSVSEPMATGLKAIDALIPIGRGQRELIIGDRQTGKTAIALDTILNQKPLNAQPDENIKLYCVYVAIGQKRSTVAQFVKVLEEQGALEYSIIVAATASDPAPMQYIAPFTGCTMGEYFRDNGMHAVIIYDDLSKQAVAYRQMSLLLRRPPGREAYPGDVFYLHSRLLERAAKLNKDQGSGSLTALPVIETQANDVSAYIPTNVISITDGQIFLETDLFFQGIRPAVNVGLSVSRVGSSAQTKATKKVAGKIKGELAQYREMAAFAQFGSDLDASTQRLLNRGSRLTELLKQPQFAPLKMEEQVCVIWAGTNGYLDPLPVNKVRSFEDGLLSLLRGKNAEILNAIRDSRDLSDDTAAKLKSVVEGFAKTFA; encoded by the coding sequence ATGGACATCCGCGCCGCGGAAATTTCCGCGATCCTCAAGGACCAGATCAAGAATTTCGGCCAGGAAGCTGAAGTCTCCGAGGTCGGACAGGTGCTGTCCGTCGGCGACGGTATCGCTCGCGTTTACGGTCTGGACAACGTCCAGGCCGGCGAAATGGTCGAGTTCGAGAACGGCACCCGCGGCATGGCGCTGAACCTCGAAACCGACAACGTCGGTATCGTTATTTTCGGTGGCGACCGTGAGATCAAGGAAGGCCAGACCGTCAAGCGCACCCGCGCCATCGTGGATGCGCCGGTCGGCAAGGGCCTGCTCGGCCGCGTCGTCGACGCGCTCGGCAACCCGATCGACGGCAAGGGCCCGATCCAGGCCGACAAGCGCATGCGCGTCGACGTCAAGGCGCCCGGCATCATTCCGCGCAAGTCGGTGAGCGAGCCGATGGCGACCGGCCTCAAGGCGATCGACGCCCTGATTCCGATCGGTCGCGGCCAGCGCGAGCTGATCATCGGCGACCGCCAGACCGGCAAGACCGCGATCGCGCTCGACACCATCCTCAATCAGAAGCCGCTCAACGCGCAGCCGGACGAGAACATCAAGCTGTATTGCGTCTACGTCGCGATCGGCCAGAAGCGTTCGACCGTCGCCCAGTTCGTGAAGGTGCTGGAAGAGCAGGGCGCGCTGGAATATTCGATCATCGTCGCCGCGACCGCTTCCGATCCGGCGCCGATGCAGTACATCGCCCCGTTCACCGGCTGCACCATGGGCGAGTACTTCCGTGACAACGGCATGCACGCCGTCATCATCTATGACGATCTGTCCAAGCAGGCCGTCGCCTACCGCCAGATGTCGCTGCTGTTGCGCCGCCCGCCGGGCCGCGAAGCCTATCCGGGTGACGTGTTCTATCTGCACTCCCGCCTGCTCGAGCGCGCGGCGAAGCTCAACAAGGATCAGGGTTCGGGCTCGCTGACGGCGCTGCCGGTCATCGAAACCCAGGCCAACGACGTGTCGGCCTACATCCCGACCAACGTCATCTCGATCACCGACGGCCAGATCTTCCTGGAAACCGACCTGTTCTTCCAGGGCATCCGCCCCGCCGTGAACGTCGGTCTGTCGGTGTCGCGCGTCGGCTCCTCGGCGCAGACCAAGGCCACCAAGAAGGTCGCCGGCAAGATCAAGGGCGAGCTCGCGCAGTACCGCGAAATGGCGGCGTTCGCGCAATTCGGCTCCGACCTCGACGCCTCGACCCAGCGCCTGCTCAACCGCGGCTCGCGCCTGACCGAGCTCCTGAAGCAACCGCAGTTCGCGCCGCTGAAGATGGAAGAGCAGGTTTGCGTGATCTGGGCCGGCACCAACGGCTATCTCGATCCGCTCCCGGTCAACAAGGTGCGTTCGTTCGAGGACGGCCTCTTGTCGCTGCTGCGCGGCAAGAACGCCGAGATCCTCAACGCGATCCGCGACAGCCGCGACCTCTCGGACGACACCGCCGCCAAGCTGAAGTCGGTGGTCGAAGGTTTTGCGAAGACCTTTGCTTAA
- a CDS encoding primosomal protein N', translating into MDHSPRSSTASANATRMVDVLVPVALDQTYSYRVPRGMELKAGDLIGVPLGPREVLAVVWAENTSPDPRLHNRLKDVSEKLDLPPLKGELRSVVDWVANYTLSPRGMVLRMCLRMGENLGPERVRAGVRLVGDPPKRLTPARQRVIELLSDRLLHGKSEAAKEAGVSTGVIDGLVDEGTLTVEPLPPPPPPPAPDPDFGRPDFTPLQRAAVDTMRALAANGTFHVALLDGVTGSGKTEVYFEAIAEAIRRGKQSLILMPEIALTGQFLDRFAQRFGVRPLEWHSELTPRTRARNWAAISDGSAPVVVGARSALFLPYANLGLIVVDEEHDQAYKQDDGVHYHARDMAVVRAHIAKIPIVLASATPSVESEVNARKNRYQRIALPSRFGGQHLPHIEAIDLRREPPARGRFISPRLAGEMKTAIERREQALLFLNRRGYAPLTLCRACGHRFACTICDAWLVDHRFRQRLVCHHCGFSMPRPQACPHCAAEESLVAVGPGVERLQEEAAALFPEARTMVLSSDLITSIEAMRSELNDIAEGRVDIIIGTQLVAKGHNFPRLNLVGVIDADLGLSNGDPRAAERTWQLLNQVIGRAGREQGRGVGYLQTHQPDHPVMKALIACDREAFYDSEIDLRERTLYPPFGRLASLIISAGDRPSAEGFGRRLVALAPRDERVQVLGPAEAPLAVIKGRYRFRILVKSARGFDLSDYLRNWLAVSPKPKGNQKLEVDVDPQSFL; encoded by the coding sequence ATGGATCATTCGCCGCGCAGCAGCACCGCCTCCGCCAACGCGACCCGTATGGTCGACGTGCTGGTGCCGGTCGCGCTCGACCAGACCTATTCCTATCGCGTGCCGCGCGGCATGGAGCTGAAGGCGGGCGATCTCATCGGCGTGCCGCTTGGCCCGCGCGAGGTGCTCGCGGTGGTCTGGGCGGAAAATACCAGTCCGGATCCACGCCTGCACAACCGGTTGAAGGATGTCAGCGAGAAGCTCGATCTTCCGCCCCTGAAGGGCGAACTGCGCTCGGTGGTCGACTGGGTCGCCAATTACACGCTGAGCCCGCGCGGCATGGTGCTGCGCATGTGCCTGAGGATGGGCGAAAACCTCGGCCCCGAGCGGGTGCGCGCCGGCGTCCGCCTGGTCGGCGATCCGCCAAAGCGGCTGACGCCCGCACGGCAGCGCGTGATCGAGCTGCTGTCGGATCGGCTGCTGCACGGCAAATCCGAGGCCGCCAAGGAAGCCGGCGTTTCGACCGGCGTGATCGACGGCCTCGTCGATGAAGGCACGCTCACGGTCGAGCCGTTGCCGCCGCCTCCACCGCCGCCGGCCCCGGATCCGGACTTTGGGCGGCCGGATTTCACGCCGCTCCAGCGTGCCGCGGTCGATACGATGCGCGCGCTCGCCGCCAACGGCACGTTTCACGTCGCGCTGCTCGACGGCGTCACCGGCTCGGGCAAGACCGAGGTCTATTTCGAGGCTATCGCCGAGGCCATCCGCCGCGGCAAGCAATCGCTGATCCTGATGCCGGAGATCGCGCTGACCGGCCAGTTCCTCGACCGCTTCGCGCAGCGCTTTGGCGTGCGGCCGCTGGAGTGGCATTCGGAGCTGACGCCGCGCACACGCGCGCGCAACTGGGCCGCGATCTCGGACGGCAGCGCGCCGGTCGTGGTCGGCGCGCGCTCGGCGCTGTTTTTGCCCTACGCCAATCTCGGGCTCATCGTCGTCGACGAGGAGCACGACCAGGCCTACAAGCAGGATGACGGCGTGCATTATCACGCCCGCGACATGGCGGTGGTGCGGGCGCATATCGCCAAGATTCCGATCGTGCTGGCATCTGCGACGCCCTCGGTCGAATCCGAGGTCAATGCGCGCAAGAATCGCTATCAGCGCATCGCGTTGCCCTCGCGCTTCGGCGGTCAGCACCTGCCGCATATCGAGGCGATCGACCTGCGCCGCGAGCCGCCGGCGCGCGGCCGCTTCATCTCGCCCCGGCTTGCAGGCGAAATGAAGACCGCAATCGAGCGGCGCGAGCAGGCGCTATTGTTCCTCAATCGCCGCGGCTACGCGCCGCTGACCTTGTGCCGCGCCTGCGGCCATCGCTTCGCCTGCACCATTTGCGACGCCTGGCTGGTCGACCATCGCTTCCGCCAGCGGCTGGTCTGTCATCACTGCGGCTTCTCGATGCCGCGCCCGCAAGCCTGCCCGCATTGCGCGGCGGAGGAATCGCTGGTTGCGGTCGGGCCCGGGGTCGAGCGCTTGCAGGAGGAGGCGGCTGCGCTGTTCCCGGAGGCGCGCACCATGGTGCTGTCGAGCGATCTCATCACCTCGATCGAGGCGATGCGCTCGGAGCTGAATGACATTGCCGAAGGCCGCGTCGACATCATCATCGGCACGCAGCTCGTGGCCAAGGGTCACAATTTCCCGCGGCTCAATCTGGTCGGCGTGATCGATGCGGATCTGGGCCTCAGCAATGGCGATCCGCGCGCGGCGGAACGCACCTGGCAATTGCTCAACCAGGTGATCGGCCGTGCCGGGCGCGAGCAGGGCCGCGGCGTCGGCTATCTCCAGACGCACCAGCCCGATCATCCCGTGATGAAGGCGCTGATCGCCTGCGACCGCGAGGCCTTCTACGACAGCGAGATCGATTTGCGCGAGCGCACGCTCTATCCGCCGTTCGGGCGGCTCGCGAGCCTGATCATCTCCGCGGGCGACCGTCCGAGCGCGGAAGGGTTTGGCCGCAGGCTGGTTGCGCTGGCGCCGCGCGACGAGCGCGTACAGGTGCTGGGGCCTGCGGAAGCGCCGCTCGCCGTGATCAAGGGCCGCTACCGCTTCCGTATCCTGGTGAAATCGGCGCGCGGCTTCGACCTCTCGGACTATTTGCGCAACTGGCTCGCCGTCAGCCCGAAGCCGAAGGGCAATCAAAAGCTCGAGGTCGACGTCGACCCGCAGAGTTTTTTGTAG
- the atpD gene encoding F0F1 ATP synthase subunit beta, with amino-acid sequence MATAANQIGRVTQVMGAVVDVQFEGHLPAILNSLETKNGNIRLVLEVAQHLGESTVRTIAMDVTEGLVRGQEVTDTGQPIAVPVGAGTLGRIMNVIGEPIDEAGPIQSEGKRAIHQEAPSYTDQSTEAEILVTGIKVVDLLAPYAKGGKIGLFGGAGVGKTVLIQELINNVAKAHGGYSVFAGVGERTREGNDLYHEFIESKVNADPHNPDPSVKSKCALVFGQMNEPPGARARVGLTGLTVAEHFRDQGQDVLFFVDNIFRFTQAGSEVSALLGRIPSAVGYQPTLATDMGALQERITTTQKGSITSVQAIYVPADDLTDPAPATSFAHLDATTVLSRAISEKGIYPAVDPLDSTSRMLSPLVVGQEHYDTARQVQQVLQRYKSLQDIIAILGMDELSEEDKLTVARARKIERFLSQPFHVAEIFTGSPGKFVDLADTIKGFRGLCEGKYDHLPEAAFYMVGTIEEAVEKGKKLAAEAA; translated from the coding sequence ATGGCTACAGCAGCTAACCAGATCGGTCGCGTCACCCAGGTCATGGGCGCCGTCGTCGACGTACAGTTCGAAGGCCACCTGCCGGCCATTCTCAATTCGCTGGAAACCAAGAACGGCAACATCCGCCTCGTGCTGGAAGTCGCCCAGCATCTCGGTGAGTCCACTGTGCGCACGATCGCGATGGACGTGACCGAAGGTCTGGTGCGCGGCCAGGAAGTGACCGACACCGGCCAGCCGATCGCGGTTCCGGTGGGCGCTGGCACGCTCGGCCGCATCATGAACGTGATCGGCGAGCCGATCGACGAAGCCGGCCCGATCCAGTCCGAAGGCAAGCGCGCCATCCACCAGGAAGCGCCGAGCTACACCGACCAGTCGACCGAAGCTGAAATTCTCGTCACCGGCATCAAGGTCGTCGATCTTCTGGCTCCGTACGCGAAGGGCGGCAAGATCGGCCTGTTCGGCGGCGCCGGCGTCGGCAAGACCGTGCTGATTCAGGAGCTGATCAACAACGTCGCCAAGGCGCACGGTGGTTACTCCGTGTTCGCCGGCGTCGGCGAGCGTACCCGCGAGGGCAACGACCTCTATCACGAGTTCATCGAGTCCAAGGTCAACGCCGATCCGCACAATCCGGATCCGAGCGTGAAGTCGAAATGCGCGCTGGTGTTCGGCCAGATGAACGAGCCCCCGGGCGCGCGCGCCCGCGTCGGCCTGACCGGTCTGACCGTCGCCGAGCACTTCCGCGACCAGGGCCAGGACGTGCTGTTCTTCGTCGACAACATCTTCCGCTTCACCCAGGCCGGCTCGGAAGTGTCGGCGCTGCTCGGCCGTATTCCTTCGGCGGTGGGTTATCAGCCGACGCTCGCCACCGACATGGGCGCGCTTCAGGAGCGCATCACCACCACCCAGAAGGGCTCGATCACCTCGGTGCAGGCCATCTACGTTCCGGCCGACGACTTGACCGACCCGGCGCCCGCGACCTCGTTCGCGCATTTGGACGCCACCACGGTGCTGTCGCGCGCGATCTCGGAAAAGGGCATCTATCCGGCGGTGGACCCACTCGACTCGACCTCGCGCATGCTCTCGCCGCTCGTCGTCGGCCAGGAGCACTACGACACCGCGCGCCAGGTCCAGCAGGTGCTGCAGCGCTACAAGTCGCTCCAGGACATTATCGCCATTCTCGGCATGGACGAGCTTTCGGAAGAGGACAAGCTGACGGTGGCCCGCGCCCGCAAGATCGAGCGCTTCCTGTCGCAGCCGTTCCACGTCGCCGAAATCTTCACCGGCTCGCCCGGCAAGTTCGTCGACCTCGCGGACACCATCAAGGGCTTCCGCGGCCTCTGCGAAGGCAAGTATGACCACCTGCCGGAAGCCGCCTTCTACATGGTCGGCACCATCGAAGAGGCGGTCGAGAAGGGCAAGAAGCTGGCTGCCGAGGCAGCGTAA
- a CDS encoding septal ring lytic transglycosylase RlpA family protein — protein MLSLKTLGYVTRPRTAIAFVAATLLVGGTATEASAKSRHHRHHHHHAQNDSSSDWRSANAAMTPSSGTGHSFSGIASFYGNESGSKTASGQRFNQNAMTAAHRSLPFGTKLRVTHGGSSVVVTINDRGPFIRGRVLDLSTGAARAIGLTGAGVGRVTAEVVS, from the coding sequence ATGCTGTCATTGAAGACGCTGGGGTACGTCACCCGGCCTCGTACGGCGATCGCTTTCGTCGCCGCAACTCTCCTCGTTGGTGGAACTGCCACCGAAGCTTCCGCCAAATCCAGGCATCACCGGCACCATCACCATCATGCCCAGAACGATTCCAGCTCGGATTGGCGTAGTGCCAACGCTGCCATGACGCCGTCGTCGGGCACCGGGCACTCCTTCTCCGGCATCGCCTCCTTCTACGGCAACGAGTCCGGCAGCAAGACCGCGTCGGGCCAGCGCTTCAACCAGAACGCCATGACCGCAGCGCACCGTTCGCTGCCGTTCGGCACCAAGCTGCGCGTCACCCACGGTGGCTCGAGCGTCGTCGTCACCATCAATGACCGTGGCCCGTTCATTCGCGGCCGCGTCCTCGACCTCTCCACCGGTGCTGCCCGCGCCATCGGCCTCACCGGCGCCGGCGTCGGCCGCGTCACCGCCGAGGTCGTCTCCTAA
- a CDS encoding RNA pyrophosphohydrolase, translating into MTDQKPYRPNVGIALFNADGRVLIGHRFKGDGPEIILPGLDWQMPQGGVDEGENLRDAALRELWEETSVKSAAYLGETDWLTYEFPPYDGPQTHRLAKFRGQRQKWFALRFTGRDDEIDPLTPRNEQPAEFDAWRWENLDRVADLVVPFRRDVYRAVAMQFTAFTV; encoded by the coding sequence GTGACCGATCAAAAACCCTACCGTCCCAATGTCGGGATCGCGCTGTTCAATGCCGATGGCCGCGTGCTGATCGGCCACCGCTTCAAAGGCGATGGACCCGAGATCATCCTGCCGGGCCTCGACTGGCAGATGCCGCAGGGCGGCGTCGATGAGGGCGAGAACCTGCGCGATGCGGCGCTGCGCGAACTCTGGGAAGAGACCAGCGTCAAGAGTGCAGCCTATCTCGGCGAGACCGACTGGCTGACTTACGAATTCCCACCCTATGATGGACCGCAGACTCATCGGCTGGCAAAATTCCGCGGCCAGCGCCAGAAGTGGTTCGCGCTGCGCTTCACCGGCCGCGATGACGAAATCGATCCGCTGACACCGCGCAACGAGCAGCCAGCGGAGTTCGATGCGTGGCGCTGGGAAAATCTCGATCGCGTCGCCGATCTCGTCGTGCCGTTCCGCCGCGACGTGTACCGCGCGGTGGCGATGCAGTTCACAGCATTTACGGTTTAG
- a CDS encoding F0F1 ATP synthase subunit epsilon — MATFHFDLVSPEKLAFSGEVDQVDVPGVEGDFGVLAGHAPVVAAIRPGILIVTTGGKHEKIIVLGGLAEVSEKGLTVLADVATSLVELDRARFAETIAEMEEGLKEHEGGELDRAIERLDHFKSIQQQLNSTAMH; from the coding sequence ATGGCCACCTTCCACTTCGATCTCGTCTCTCCGGAAAAGCTCGCATTCTCGGGTGAGGTCGACCAGGTCGACGTCCCCGGCGTCGAGGGCGACTTCGGCGTGCTGGCGGGACATGCGCCGGTCGTGGCTGCGATCCGGCCCGGCATTCTCATCGTCACCACCGGGGGCAAGCACGAGAAGATCATCGTGCTCGGCGGCCTTGCCGAAGTCTCCGAAAAGGGCCTGACCGTGCTCGCCGACGTCGCGACGTCGCTGGTCGAGCTCGACCGTGCGCGGTTCGCCGAGACCATTGCGGAGATGGAAGAGGGGCTGAAGGAGCACGAAGGCGGCGAGCTCGATCGTGCCATCGAACGGCTCGACCACTTCAAGAGCATCCAGCAGCAGCTCAACTCCACGGCTATGCACTAA